The Clostridiaceae bacterium HFYG-1003 genome includes a window with the following:
- a CDS encoding F0F1 ATP synthase subunit epsilon: MHLKIVTMEQTLWDEEILSIQAESPTGQFVILSHHAPLIAMTIPSPTVLTLSDRQKKILYTGDGILRVLNNEVIFITDQAEWKEALDAPGIRAQLATVERELTSPGAPTHLKEEKIRLTAQLKTALLPE; encoded by the coding sequence ATGCATCTTAAAATTGTCACGATGGAACAGACCCTGTGGGACGAAGAGATTCTTTCCATTCAGGCGGAAAGCCCGACCGGGCAGTTCGTCATCCTGAGTCACCATGCCCCGCTGATTGCGATGACGATTCCGTCCCCGACCGTTCTGACGCTGTCTGACCGGCAGAAGAAGATCCTCTATACCGGAGACGGTATTCTGCGTGTCCTGAACAATGAAGTCATTTTCATTACGGATCAGGCCGAGTGGAAAGAGGCTCTGGATGCACCGGGAATCCGTGCTCAGCTGGCAACAGTTGAACGGGAGCTGACCAGCCCCGGTGCGCCCACTCACCTGAAGGAAGAAAAGATCCGACTGACCGCTCAGCTGAAAACCGCGCTGCTGCCGGAATAG
- a CDS encoding aldolase/citrate lyase family protein, with protein sequence MQNELKRALEAGHTTYGTFLEIGHMNSVEAMEGTGLDYVILDAEHSAMGAETILDLIRASEIARLTPLVRIAQISHREIQRILDSGAQGLVVPGIKTLEELRLLVDFAKFPPIGERSFCPTRVSRWGAQEWAKGTLDEYMSHCNQEVLVLPQCETRELLEVIEDASALAGIDGFFIGPYDLSISMGIPGQFDHPDFKAALRRICQAVLANGKLLMVFTGDPANVKAMTDLGIRGITLGMDTAVLHQGYCGLVRTARQK encoded by the coding sequence ATGCAGAATGAATTGAAGCGAGCCCTGGAGGCGGGGCATACCACTTATGGCACCTTCCTGGAAATCGGCCATATGAACAGCGTGGAGGCCATGGAAGGAACGGGTCTGGACTATGTCATTCTGGACGCGGAGCACAGTGCCATGGGCGCTGAAACCATCCTGGATTTAATCCGGGCATCGGAGATCGCCCGACTGACTCCCCTGGTCCGCATCGCGCAGATCAGCCACCGTGAAATTCAGCGCATCCTGGATTCCGGCGCACAGGGACTGGTTGTGCCGGGCATCAAAACTCTGGAAGAGCTCAGGCTGCTGGTAGACTTTGCCAAGTTCCCGCCCATCGGAGAACGCAGCTTCTGCCCCACCCGGGTCTCCCGCTGGGGGGCTCAGGAGTGGGCCAAAGGCACTCTCGACGAGTACATGAGCCACTGTAACCAGGAAGTTCTGGTACTGCCCCAGTGCGAAACCAGGGAGCTCCTGGAAGTCATCGAAGACGCCAGTGCCCTGGCCGGAATAGACGGGTTCTTTATCGGCCCCTACGATCTGTCCATCTCCATGGGCATTCCCGGTCAGTTTGACCATCCGGATTTTAAAGCCGCACTGCGCCGGATCTGCCAGGCTGTCCTGGCGAACGGAAAACTCCTGATGGTGTTCACCGGTGATCCCGCAAACGTCAAGGCCATGACCGATCTGGGCATTCGGGGAATTACCCTGGGAATGGATACTGCCGTCCTGCATCAGGGCTATTGTGGCCTGGTCCGAACCGCCAGGCAGAAATAA
- a CDS encoding ISLre2 family transposase, translating into MPILTDFNSMFTSLRQGFDSRMASGTLTMDQVVQETHELTDRIAREQIQDYVQVLDERLRNSQLRKKDYSIERRNQTKTIATTAGPVVFDRTYFRDKKTNHHVCLVDRLLGLEPHQRISRELASCLLSSAKDISYQGTVERYASSGITSRTTVMNLVHRLGNIESSEGPLPQKKVVSRIYIEADEDHVAMQDGSNQQMRLIYVHEGQQSVGKRRKALMGVRRFAGFYKGNSDELWYEVFDYLNSAYEVDKIEEISLSGDGATWIKMGAQILPRCKLYLDKFHLEKALRQAATPIDSYKGTKDEYYWYLKDAISMDSLEDINTFFESAAGLPLKKTQEKKLGEMQTYLVSNWESIQNAAKSGYQGCSAEGHVSHVLSSRLSSRPMGWSTVGAENIARMRVFVLNGGDLMGYFAAKEKEKKKEARLVRLEKRIVKKSRVYPVKQGSISYATPHFGWYKS; encoded by the coding sequence ATGCCTATCTTAACAGATTTCAACTCAATGTTCACCTCTCTCAGACAAGGTTTTGATTCAAGAATGGCAAGCGGTACCCTCACCATGGATCAGGTGGTCCAGGAGACTCACGAGCTGACGGATCGGATTGCCCGTGAGCAGATCCAGGATTATGTTCAGGTACTCGATGAGCGCCTGAGGAACTCACAGTTACGGAAAAAGGATTACTCCATCGAACGGCGTAATCAAACAAAAACCATCGCTACTACAGCCGGACCTGTGGTCTTTGACCGGACGTACTTTCGGGATAAAAAGACTAATCACCATGTGTGTCTGGTGGATCGTCTTCTGGGCCTTGAGCCCCATCAGAGAATCAGCCGGGAACTAGCCTCGTGTCTTCTCTCCAGTGCTAAAGATATTTCTTACCAGGGGACGGTGGAGCGCTATGCAAGCAGCGGAATTACCAGCCGCACTACGGTAATGAATCTGGTCCATCGACTGGGGAACATTGAGTCTTCTGAGGGACCCCTGCCTCAGAAAAAAGTGGTATCTCGGATCTATATTGAGGCCGATGAGGATCATGTAGCTATGCAGGACGGTTCCAATCAGCAGATGCGGCTGATCTACGTCCATGAGGGGCAGCAGAGTGTCGGGAAGAGACGCAAGGCCTTAATGGGTGTACGTCGATTTGCAGGCTTCTACAAGGGCAACTCGGATGAACTGTGGTACGAAGTGTTCGATTACCTGAACTCGGCTTATGAGGTAGATAAGATCGAGGAAATCTCCTTATCAGGGGATGGGGCGACCTGGATCAAGATGGGTGCCCAGATTCTGCCTCGATGCAAGCTCTATCTGGATAAGTTCCACCTGGAAAAGGCCCTGCGCCAGGCGGCAACGCCGATTGATTCCTACAAAGGGACAAAGGATGAATATTACTGGTACCTCAAAGACGCCATCAGCATGGACTCCCTTGAGGACATCAACACATTCTTCGAATCAGCGGCGGGATTGCCGCTTAAAAAGACCCAGGAAAAGAAGTTAGGCGAGATGCAAACCTATCTTGTGTCCAACTGGGAATCGATCCAGAACGCGGCCAAGTCGGGCTATCAGGGCTGCAGTGCGGAAGGGCATGTCAGTCATGTGCTTTCCTCACGGTTATCTTCACGCCCGATGGGGTGGAGCACAGTAGGTGCTGAGAATATAGCGCGCATGCGAGTTTTCGTGCTCAATGGCGGGGATCTCATGGGCTACTTCGCTGCCAAAGAGAAAGAAAAGAAGAAGGAAGCCCGACTTGTGAGGCTAGAAAAACGGATCGTGAAGAAGAGCCGGGTCTACCCAGTAAAACAAGGCTCAATCAGCTATGCAACGCCTCATTTTGGGTGGTATAAATCATAA
- a CDS encoding amidohydrolase: MNIKELAKKYEQYIVDSRRHFHMNPELSEQEFETTEYIAKELDRLGIPYIRPTATGLIGTIQGAAPGPCVGLRADIDALNVTEKNEVPYRSQVEGKMHACGHDAHAAMLLGAASILSELKGQFNGSVKLIFQPAEEVGRGASQLMAAGDWYQEVDNFFGAHIWSVMPSGQVSVEAGGRMAAADWWEVTVKGKSGHGSMPQQGVDAALIASAIVMNLQPLVSRETSPLESLVITVGTIEAGKRFNIIAGDAKLSGTNRYFSKAIAGSIEGDMKRIIENTASMYRGEATLDYKFVTPPLINDPASSDLARAAALKIFEPQQIVLEPATTGGEDFAYYIQNKPGCFAFIGCANPDKGTNIAHHHECFNIDEDVLANGAALYAQYAVDFLNQN, translated from the coding sequence ATGAATATCAAAGAATTAGCCAAAAAATATGAACAATACATTGTCGATTCCCGACGCCACTTCCACATGAACCCCGAACTTTCCGAACAGGAATTTGAAACCACAGAGTACATCGCCAAAGAGCTGGATCGCCTGGGCATCCCCTACATCCGCCCCACGGCCACCGGCTTGATCGGAACCATTCAGGGCGCTGCTCCGGGTCCCTGTGTTGGTCTGCGCGCCGACATCGACGCCCTGAACGTCACGGAAAAGAATGAGGTGCCCTACCGTTCCCAGGTCGAAGGAAAAATGCATGCCTGCGGGCATGATGCGCATGCGGCCATGCTGCTGGGCGCTGCGTCAATCCTGTCCGAACTGAAGGGCCAGTTCAACGGCAGCGTCAAGCTGATTTTCCAGCCCGCCGAGGAAGTCGGCCGGGGAGCTTCCCAGCTCATGGCCGCCGGCGACTGGTATCAGGAAGTGGATAACTTCTTCGGGGCTCATATCTGGTCGGTCATGCCGTCCGGTCAGGTCTCTGTCGAAGCCGGCGGCCGCATGGCAGCTGCCGACTGGTGGGAGGTCACCGTCAAGGGCAAGTCAGGCCATGGCTCCATGCCGCAGCAGGGGGTGGATGCCGCCCTCATCGCCTCGGCCATCGTCATGAACCTGCAGCCTCTGGTCAGCCGGGAAACCAGTCCGTTGGAATCCCTGGTCATCACAGTCGGAACCATTGAAGCTGGCAAGCGCTTTAACATCATTGCCGGCGATGCCAAGCTCTCCGGAACCAACCGCTACTTCTCCAAAGCTATTGCTGGCTCCATCGAAGGCGATATGAAACGAATCATCGAAAATACCGCTTCCATGTACCGCGGCGAAGCCACCCTGGATTACAAGTTCGTCACCCCGCCGCTGATCAATGACCCGGCCTCCTCTGATCTTGCCCGGGCCGCCGCGCTCAAGATCTTCGAGCCGCAGCAGATTGTACTGGAACCGGCAACCACCGGCGGCGAAGACTTCGCCTACTACATTCAGAACAAGCCGGGCTGTTTCGCCTTCATCGGCTGCGCCAATCCGGACAAGGGGACCAACATCGCCCATCACCATGAATGCTTCAACATTGATGAAGACGTTCTGGCCAACGGCGCTGCCCTGTATGCCCAGTACGCAGTGGACTTCCTGAACCAGAACTAA